The Nitrosospira lacus genome window below encodes:
- the atpG gene encoding F0F1 ATP synthase subunit gamma — protein sequence MAGSREIRNKIKSVKNTQKITRAMEMVAASKMRKAQERMKKARPYGEKIRNVAAHMSRAYTEYRHPFLVERDTVKRIGIVVVTSDKGLCGGLNTNVLRMAVSKMKTWEAEGEQIEACCIGNKGFGFMNRLGASVISHVVSLGDTPDLEKLIGAVKVLLDGYTQDRFDRVYIFYTRFINTMKQEPVMEQLLPLSDERLKSGDGPTGQRGVWDYIYEPEAKPVIDDIMVRYVEALIYQALTENMASEQSARMVAMKAASDNAGNVINELTLIYNKSRQAAITKELSEIVGGAAAV from the coding sequence ATGGCTGGCAGCAGAGAAATACGCAACAAGATCAAAAGCGTAAAAAATACGCAGAAGATCACGCGCGCGATGGAAATGGTGGCGGCCTCCAAAATGCGCAAGGCGCAGGAGCGCATGAAAAAAGCGCGTCCCTATGGCGAGAAGATTCGCAATGTGGCCGCGCACATGAGCCGTGCCTATACCGAATATCGTCATCCATTTCTGGTGGAGCGCGACACCGTAAAACGGATCGGCATTGTCGTGGTCACATCCGATAAAGGCCTTTGCGGCGGACTCAACACGAACGTGTTGCGCATGGCGGTCAGTAAAATGAAAACGTGGGAAGCGGAAGGCGAACAGATCGAGGCGTGCTGCATCGGCAACAAGGGTTTTGGATTTATGAACCGCCTCGGTGCCAGCGTGATTTCCCATGTCGTAAGCCTGGGTGATACGCCGGATCTGGAGAAACTGATCGGGGCGGTGAAAGTCTTGCTGGATGGCTACACCCAGGACCGTTTCGATCGAGTGTACATTTTTTACACGCGCTTCATCAATACCATGAAGCAGGAACCGGTGATGGAACAATTGCTTCCGCTCTCCGACGAGCGCCTGAAATCCGGCGACGGGCCCACCGGGCAGCGTGGCGTATGGGATTATATTTACGAGCCCGAAGCCAAGCCGGTTATTGATGACATCATGGTGCGGTACGTCGAGGCGCTGATTTATCAGGCGCTGACAGAGAATATGGCATCGGAACAATCAGCTCGCATGGTGGCGATGAAGGCGGCGTCGGATAATGCCGGCAACGTGATCAACGAATTGACGCTGATTTACAATAAGTCGCGCCAGGCTGCCATTACCAAGGAATTGTCGGAAATCGTCGGCGGCGCGGCGGCGGTTTAA
- the atpA gene encoding F0F1 ATP synthase subunit alpha: protein MQLNPSEISELIKSRIEGLAVSAEVRTQGTIVSVTDGIVRIHGLSDVMQGEMLEFPGNTFGLALNLERDSVGAVIMGSYEHITEGDIVKCTGRILEVPVGEELMGRVVNALGQPIDGKGPIATQRSEPIEKIAPGVIWRQSVNQPVQTGLKSIDAMVPIGRGQRELIIGDRQTGKTAVAVDAIINQKGEKMVCIYVAIGQKASSIANVVRKLEEHGAMEYTIVVAATASESAAMQFIAPYSGCTMGEYFRDKGEDALIIYDDLTKQAWAYRQISLLLRRPPGREAYPGDVFYLHSRLLERAARVSAAYVEKATNGAVKGKTGSLTALPVIETQAGDVTAFVPTNVISITDGQIFLETDLFNAGIRPAINAGVSVSRVGGAAQTKVIKKLGGGVRLALAQYRELAAFAQFASDLDEATRKQLERGKMVTELMKQAQYATLSVSEMAITLFAVNKGYLDDVEVKRALAFESALKGYIRSKYNAIMDKIETTKDLDAATEKELDAAIQEFKKNGTY from the coding sequence ATGCAGTTAAATCCATCCGAAATCAGTGAACTGATTAAAAGTAGAATCGAGGGACTCGCCGTCTCCGCGGAAGTCCGTACGCAGGGCACCATTGTGTCGGTGACTGACGGCATCGTGCGTATCCATGGCCTTTCCGACGTGATGCAGGGCGAGATGCTGGAGTTCCCCGGCAATACTTTCGGTCTTGCGCTTAACCTCGAGCGCGACTCCGTGGGCGCGGTGATCATGGGCTCGTACGAGCACATTACCGAAGGCGATATCGTCAAGTGCACCGGCCGCATCCTGGAAGTGCCGGTAGGCGAAGAATTGATGGGCCGGGTGGTCAACGCGCTGGGGCAGCCGATCGACGGCAAAGGCCCGATAGCTACACAACGCTCGGAGCCGATTGAAAAAATTGCGCCAGGCGTAATCTGGCGTCAATCGGTGAATCAACCGGTGCAGACCGGGCTCAAGTCCATTGACGCCATGGTTCCCATCGGGCGTGGTCAGCGCGAATTGATTATCGGTGACCGTCAGACAGGCAAGACTGCCGTGGCGGTTGATGCGATCATCAATCAGAAGGGTGAGAAGATGGTTTGCATCTATGTCGCGATCGGGCAGAAAGCCTCATCCATCGCCAACGTAGTACGCAAGCTGGAAGAGCATGGGGCAATGGAGTACACGATCGTGGTGGCCGCCACCGCATCCGAATCGGCGGCGATGCAGTTCATCGCGCCTTATTCCGGCTGCACCATGGGTGAATATTTCCGCGATAAGGGTGAAGACGCCCTCATCATTTATGACGATCTGACCAAGCAGGCGTGGGCTTACCGGCAGATTTCGCTGCTGCTGCGGCGTCCGCCGGGACGGGAAGCCTATCCCGGTGACGTATTTTATCTGCATTCACGTTTGCTGGAACGCGCCGCGCGTGTCAGTGCGGCATACGTGGAGAAGGCCACCAATGGCGCGGTGAAGGGCAAGACAGGCTCGCTCACCGCACTTCCAGTGATTGAGACTCAGGCGGGTGACGTAACCGCTTTCGTTCCCACCAATGTCATCTCGATTACCGATGGCCAGATATTTCTGGAAACCGATTTATTCAACGCCGGTATACGTCCCGCGATCAACGCGGGGGTTTCGGTATCGCGCGTGGGGGGTGCGGCCCAGACAAAAGTTATCAAGAAGCTGGGTGGCGGCGTGCGTCTCGCATTGGCTCAATACCGCGAACTGGCGGCGTTTGCGCAGTTCGCCTCGGATCTTGATGAAGCGACCCGCAAACAGCTGGAACGCGGCAAAATGGTGACCGAATTGATGAAACAGGCGCAATATGCCACCTTGAGCGTGTCCGAAATGGCCATTACCCTGTTCGCCGTCAATAAGGGGTATCTGGATGATGTGGAAGTCAAGCGCGCCCTGGCATTCGAATCGGCGCTGAAGGGCTACATACGCAGCAAATATAACGCCATCATGGACAAGATAGAGACCACCAAGGATCTCGACGCGGCTACCGAGAAAGAACTTGATGCCGCGATTCAAGAATTCAAGAAGAACGGAACCTATTAA
- the atpD gene encoding F0F1 ATP synthase subunit beta, producing the protein MSQGKIVQCIGAVVDVEFSREEMPKVYDALVLEGTELTLEVQQQLGDGIVRTIALGSSDGLRRGMMVTNTGDQILVPVGTKTLGRIMDVLGRPIDEMGPIGEEKRMSIHRKAPAFDELSASTELLETGIKVIDLVCPFAKGGKVGLFGGAGVGKTVNMMELIRNIAIEHSGFSVFAGVGERTREGNDFYHEMKESNVLDKVALVYGQMNEPPGNRLRVALTGLTMAEFFRDEGRDVLLFVDNIYRFTLAGTEVSALLGRMPSAVGYQPTLAEEMGRLQERITSTKSGSITSIQAVYVPADDLTDPSPATTFGHLDATVVLSRDIASLGIYPAVDPLDSTSRQLDPLVVGEEHYNTARDVQQTLQRYKELRDIIAILGMDELSPEDKLAVARARKIQRFLSQPFNVAEVFTGSPGKYVSLKETIKGFKGIVAGDYDHLPEQAFYMVGGIDEAVEKAKTLQ; encoded by the coding sequence ATGAGCCAGGGAAAAATTGTTCAGTGTATCGGCGCCGTGGTTGACGTCGAGTTTTCGCGGGAAGAGATGCCGAAGGTGTATGACGCGCTGGTGCTGGAAGGTACCGAGCTGACGCTCGAAGTGCAGCAGCAATTGGGTGACGGCATTGTGCGCACGATTGCGCTTGGGTCTTCAGATGGGCTGCGCCGCGGCATGATGGTCACCAACACCGGTGACCAGATTCTGGTCCCGGTCGGCACCAAGACGCTGGGCCGGATCATGGATGTTCTGGGGAGGCCGATTGATGAAATGGGCCCCATTGGCGAGGAAAAGAGAATGTCGATACACCGGAAGGCGCCGGCATTTGACGAGCTTTCCGCGTCCACCGAATTGCTGGAAACGGGTATCAAGGTTATCGATCTGGTCTGTCCCTTCGCCAAGGGCGGCAAAGTGGGGCTGTTTGGTGGCGCGGGCGTGGGCAAGACCGTCAACATGATGGAACTGATTCGCAACATTGCCATCGAGCACAGCGGATTCTCGGTATTTGCGGGCGTGGGCGAACGAACCCGCGAAGGCAACGATTTCTACCATGAGATGAAGGAATCCAACGTGTTGGACAAGGTGGCGCTGGTATACGGGCAGATGAACGAGCCGCCCGGCAACCGGTTGCGCGTGGCGCTGACGGGTCTGACCATGGCGGAATTCTTCCGCGATGAAGGCCGTGACGTGCTGCTGTTTGTCGATAATATCTACCGCTTTACGCTGGCGGGTACCGAGGTATCGGCACTGCTCGGGCGGATGCCATCCGCAGTGGGTTACCAGCCGACGCTGGCCGAAGAAATGGGGCGCCTGCAGGAGCGCATCACTTCTACCAAGTCGGGTTCCATTACCTCGATTCAGGCTGTCTATGTGCCGGCGGACGATTTGACCGATCCGTCGCCCGCCACCACGTTCGGCCACCTGGATGCAACCGTGGTGCTGTCGCGCGACATCGCCTCGCTGGGGATATATCCGGCGGTGGATCCGCTCGATTCCACCTCGCGCCAGCTTGATCCGCTTGTGGTGGGCGAAGAGCACTACAATACCGCGCGCGACGTGCAGCAGACCCTTCAGCGTTACAAGGAGTTGCGCGACATCATCGCCATCCTGGGGATGGACGAGCTTTCTCCCGAAGACAAACTGGCCGTGGCAAGGGCGCGCAAGATCCAGCGTTTCCTGTCGCAACCCTTTAACGTGGCGGAAGTATTCACCGGTTCACCGGGCAAATATGTGTCGCTGAAAGAAACCATTAAAGGCTTCAAGGGTATCGTTGCCGGAGATTATGATCACTTGCCGGAACAGGCTTTCTATATGGTCGGCGGGATAGACGAAGCGGTCGAGAAAGCCAAAACCCTGCAATAG
- the glmS gene encoding glutamine--fructose-6-phosphate transaminase (isomerizing), protein MCGIVGAVARSNIVPTLLEGLRRLEYRGYDSAGLALMNGGLHRLRTTGRVAELSKLADEQDFHGEVGIAHTRWATHGAPSERNAHPHFSGEISKVAVVHNGIIENHEPLRQRLQDAGYQFTSDTDTEVIAHLITFNLRETSDLFEAVCRSVDELQGAYAIAVMEEVDPERIVVSRNGAPLLLGLSESGNYAASDASALLQVTKRMIYLEEGDVAELRRDSYRIVSLHDGARKEVVRPIHESELTNEAVDMGPYAHFMQKEIFEQPGVVANTLEMVLNAQSISPRLFGSEAEDIFNTTDGILILACGTSYHAGLVARYWLEALAGLTCNVEIASEYRYRHPVASPKALVVGISQSGETADTLAALSYAKSLGHRHSLAICNVAESALVRQTDLRFLTRAGPEIGVASTKAFTTQLAALMLLAMTLAKLRGKLSGEGEREIIAALRHLPVALQHALQVEPQVKVWAEGFAQKRHALFLGRGVHYPIAMEGALKLKEISYIHAEAYAAGELKHGPLALVDKDMPVVAIAPNDALLEKLKSNLQEVRARGGELYVFADADSHIQESEGVHIIRLAEHAGSLSPILHTIPLQLLAYHVALQKGTDVDKPRNLAKSVTVE, encoded by the coding sequence ATGTGCGGAATAGTCGGTGCGGTAGCCAGAAGTAATATTGTTCCGACCCTGCTGGAAGGCTTGCGCCGTCTCGAATACCGCGGTTACGATTCCGCCGGGCTTGCACTGATGAATGGCGGGTTGCATCGACTGCGCACCACCGGGCGGGTTGCCGAACTCAGCAAGCTTGCAGACGAGCAGGATTTCCATGGCGAGGTAGGCATCGCCCACACTCGCTGGGCGACTCATGGCGCGCCTTCCGAACGCAACGCTCATCCGCATTTTTCCGGCGAAATCTCGAAAGTGGCGGTCGTGCACAATGGCATCATAGAAAATCATGAACCCCTGCGCCAGCGATTGCAGGACGCGGGATATCAATTCACTTCCGATACCGACACGGAGGTTATTGCCCACCTCATCACGTTTAACCTGAGGGAAACCTCAGATCTCTTCGAGGCAGTATGCCGTTCTGTGGACGAATTGCAAGGCGCTTATGCCATCGCCGTCATGGAAGAAGTCGATCCCGAGCGTATCGTCGTTTCCCGCAATGGTGCACCGCTGTTATTGGGATTGAGCGAATCCGGCAACTATGCCGCCTCCGACGCTTCCGCCTTGTTGCAGGTGACCAAGCGCATGATTTATCTGGAAGAAGGCGATGTGGCCGAACTGCGCCGTGACAGCTACCGGATTGTCAGCCTTCATGATGGTGCGCGCAAGGAAGTGGTGCGTCCCATCCATGAAAGCGAACTGACCAACGAAGCCGTGGATATGGGCCCCTACGCCCATTTCATGCAGAAGGAAATATTCGAGCAGCCGGGTGTGGTGGCGAATACGCTGGAAATGGTGCTCAACGCTCAATCCATCTCTCCGAGGCTATTTGGAAGCGAAGCGGAAGATATTTTCAACACGACCGACGGCATTCTGATACTCGCCTGCGGCACCAGCTATCACGCTGGCCTGGTGGCGCGCTACTGGCTGGAAGCGCTGGCGGGATTGACCTGCAATGTCGAGATTGCCAGCGAATACCGCTACCGCCATCCGGTCGCCAGCCCCAAAGCCCTGGTGGTGGGAATTTCCCAATCGGGTGAGACGGCCGATACGCTGGCCGCCCTCAGCTATGCAAAGTCGCTGGGACACCGCCACAGCCTTGCCATCTGCAATGTGGCGGAAAGCGCCCTGGTACGGCAGACCGATCTGCGCTTCCTCACCCGCGCCGGGCCGGAGATCGGTGTCGCTTCCACCAAGGCATTCACCACGCAGTTGGCGGCACTCATGCTGCTTGCCATGACATTGGCGAAACTGCGCGGCAAGCTCTCTGGCGAGGGCGAGCGCGAGATCATCGCCGCCTTGCGGCACCTGCCTGTCGCGCTGCAGCATGCGCTGCAAGTGGAGCCCCAGGTCAAGGTCTGGGCCGAGGGATTCGCCCAGAAACGCCATGCCTTGTTTCTTGGGCGCGGCGTGCACTATCCCATCGCCATGGAAGGCGCGCTCAAACTCAAGGAAATTTCCTACATCCACGCCGAGGCCTACGCTGCCGGGGAATTGAAGCACGGCCCGCTTGCGCTGGTGGACAAGGACATGCCGGTGGTCGCCATCGCGCCCAACGACGCGCTGCTGGAAAAACTCAAATCCAATTTGCAGGAAGTTCGCGCGCGCGGCGGCGAACTTTATGTTTTCGCCGACGCCGATTCCCACATCCAGGAGAGCGAAGGCGTGCATATCATTCGGCTGGCGGAACATGCCGGGTCGCTCAGCCCCATCCTTCATACCATCCCACTGCAATTGCTGGCTTATCATGTTGCGCTGCAAAAAGGCACGGATGTGGATAAGCCAAGGAATCTGGCTAAATCGGTGACGGTGGAGTAA
- a CDS encoding F0F1 ATP synthase subunit epsilon: MGVFHVDIVSAEESIYSGPAEFLVAPAEAGEVGIYPQHTPMLTRIKPGSVRIKAPLQEEELVYVSGGMLEIQPDVVTILADTAVRGANLDEAKAMEAKKRAEDAMRDRSSSMDYARAQAELSEAIAQLAAIQKLRKRGH; this comes from the coding sequence ATGGGTGTGTTCCACGTCGATATAGTCAGTGCGGAGGAGTCGATCTATTCCGGCCCCGCCGAGTTCCTGGTAGCCCCGGCGGAAGCGGGGGAAGTGGGTATCTACCCGCAACATACGCCCATGTTGACCCGGATCAAGCCTGGATCGGTGCGCATCAAGGCACCATTGCAGGAAGAAGAGCTCGTCTACGTGTCCGGCGGCATGCTGGAAATACAGCCGGACGTCGTAACCATTCTTGCCGATACTGCCGTGCGCGGCGCGAATCTCGACGAGGCGAAAGCCATGGAAGCCAAGAAGCGCGCAGAAGATGCCATGAGGGATCGTTCCTCTTCCATGGATTATGCGCGAGCCCAGGCTGAGCTAAGCGAGGCTATCGCGCAATTGGCGGCAATCCAGAAACTGAGAAAACGCGGGCATTGA
- a CDS encoding ABC transporter ATP-binding protein, translating into MIPQHVSGEPLLKVENLSKIYSLDSGVKGGGAVNSQVLFDVNLTIDRGEFVAIMGHSGSGKSTLMNILGCLDTPTSGHYWLDGRDIASLSDDELARVRNRNIGFVFQGFNLLKRMTALDNVATPLLYAGATRSDSRKRALELLRQTGLGNFAAYQPNQLSGGQQQRVAISRALVNNPQLILADEPTGNLDTQTSREIMAIFEQLNREQGITIVLVTHEDDIAACTRRLVRLQDGRIVHDGGVPA; encoded by the coding sequence ATGATTCCGCAACACGTTTCCGGTGAACCGCTGCTCAAGGTTGAGAATCTTAGCAAGATTTACAGTCTGGATAGCGGGGTCAAAGGGGGGGGAGCGGTCAACAGTCAAGTGCTGTTCGACGTGAACCTGACTATCGATCGAGGAGAGTTCGTTGCCATCATGGGGCATTCCGGCTCCGGCAAATCCACCCTGATGAACATCCTTGGTTGCCTGGATACGCCCACCAGCGGGCACTATTGGCTCGACGGACGGGATATCGCATCACTTTCGGACGATGAACTCGCCCGCGTGCGTAATCGCAACATCGGTTTCGTGTTTCAAGGTTTCAACCTGCTTAAACGCATGACGGCCCTGGATAACGTAGCCACTCCCCTACTCTATGCCGGAGCGACCCGCTCGGATAGCCGCAAGCGCGCGCTGGAACTCTTGCGTCAAACAGGGCTGGGGAACTTTGCCGCGTATCAGCCTAACCAGCTTTCCGGCGGACAGCAGCAGCGCGTGGCCATCAGCCGCGCACTGGTCAACAACCCGCAGCTCATCCTCGCAGATGAGCCCACCGGCAATCTCGACACCCAGACCAGCCGTGAAATCATGGCGATTTTCGAGCAGCTCAATCGCGAGCAGGGCATTACGATTGTGCTTGTCACGCACGAAGACGACATTGCCGCCTGCACCCGGCGGCTGGTTCGCCTGCAGGATGGGCGCATCGTGCATGATGGCGGGGTGCCCGCATGA
- a CDS encoding F0F1 ATP synthase subunit delta has product MAEARTIARPYAEAVFRLAKATDALPAWSDMLQLAATIAADDNIRALIGNPKVPAGRLGELLLSIGGDRFNEAGRNFIVLLAENGRIEILPEVRELFEQLKTQHEGVLGAKIASAFAMSDEQLKDLVASLEIKFKRKIEATVSIDPELIGGVKVEIGDEVLDASVRGKLEAMAVALKS; this is encoded by the coding sequence ATGGCTGAAGCCCGCACCATCGCACGACCTTACGCGGAGGCTGTCTTCAGGCTGGCCAAAGCCACCGATGCGCTTCCCGCTTGGTCCGACATGCTGCAGCTGGCCGCCACCATCGCTGCGGACGACAATATACGTGCGCTCATCGGCAATCCAAAAGTTCCGGCCGGGCGATTGGGCGAATTGCTTCTCAGCATAGGCGGCGACAGATTCAATGAAGCAGGCCGCAATTTCATTGTGCTGCTGGCGGAAAATGGCCGGATTGAAATATTGCCCGAGGTGAGAGAGCTGTTCGAACAGCTGAAGACTCAGCACGAAGGCGTGCTGGGAGCGAAAATTGCTTCCGCATTTGCCATGAGTGATGAGCAATTGAAAGATCTGGTGGCCAGCCTCGAAATCAAGTTCAAGCGCAAAATAGAAGCCACGGTAAGTATCGATCCCGAATTGATAGGCGGGGTGAAAGTTGAAATCGGCGACGAAGTGCTGGATGCCTCCGTGCGCGGTAAACTGGAAGCCATGGCTGTCGCACTTAAAAGCTAG
- a CDS encoding ABC transporter permease: MSLLAIIGEALRALRLNRLRTGLTMLGMIIGVAAVVLMLAVGQGAQTTVNQAISSMGSNLFIVVPGATSSGALRSAAGSVQTLTMGDALAIAHLPSVKATAPLITGTAQLNYGANNWSTSVTGVTPDYFSVRNWPAESGALFTEADLRSATRVVILGQITARNLFGDEDPTGKTIRIKNSPFVVAGVLAPKGQSLDGRDQDDAVFIPITTGQSQIFGNQFPGTIRFLMVQGRSDEVMDEAETEINQLLRQRHRLAEGTENDFTVRNMAALAAVATGAAKVMSIMLGSIASISLLVGGIGIMNIMLVSVTERTREIGIRMAIGANRRAILTQFLLEALVICIMGGLIGVAIGIGGAWAVSQATDMVVVITFGMVALAFAFASAVGIFFGFYPAKKAAALKPVEALRYE, encoded by the coding sequence ATGAGTCTTCTCGCCATCATCGGCGAAGCGCTGCGGGCGCTGCGGCTCAACCGTTTGCGCACCGGCCTGACCATGCTCGGCATGATCATCGGCGTGGCGGCTGTGGTATTGATGCTCGCGGTGGGTCAGGGTGCGCAAACCACGGTGAACCAGGCCATCAGCTCGATGGGCAGCAATCTGTTCATCGTCGTACCGGGCGCCACCTCTTCTGGCGCACTGCGTTCCGCCGCTGGCAGCGTGCAAACCCTGACGATGGGCGATGCGCTAGCCATCGCCCATCTGCCTTCGGTCAAGGCAACCGCACCGCTCATTACCGGTACGGCGCAACTGAATTATGGCGCGAATAACTGGAGCACTTCTGTCACGGGCGTCACGCCGGATTACTTCAGTGTGCGCAACTGGCCTGCGGAAAGCGGCGCATTATTTACCGAGGCCGATCTGCGTTCGGCCACGCGGGTTGTCATTCTCGGCCAAATAACCGCCCGGAATCTTTTCGGCGACGAAGATCCGACGGGAAAGACTATCCGCATCAAAAACAGTCCTTTTGTGGTCGCGGGCGTCCTCGCACCCAAAGGGCAAAGCCTGGATGGGCGCGACCAGGACGACGCCGTGTTTATTCCCATTACCACCGGACAAAGCCAGATATTCGGCAACCAGTTTCCTGGAACGATACGGTTCCTGATGGTGCAAGGCCGATCGGACGAAGTAATGGATGAAGCCGAAACCGAAATCAACCAGTTGTTGCGCCAGCGCCATCGCCTTGCCGAGGGGACGGAAAACGATTTCACCGTGCGCAACATGGCCGCCCTCGCCGCTGTAGCAACGGGCGCGGCCAAGGTCATGTCCATCATGCTGGGCTCCATCGCTTCCATATCATTGCTGGTGGGCGGCATCGGCATCATGAATATCATGCTGGTATCGGTCACCGAGCGGACCCGAGAAATCGGCATCCGCATGGCCATCGGCGCCAACCGCCGCGCCATCCTCACGCAATTCCTGCTGGAAGCGCTGGTTATCTGCATCATGGGCGGGCTTATCGGGGTTGCCATCGGCATCGGCGGCGCCTGGGCCGTGAGTCAGGCGACGGATATGGTGGTAGTGATCACATTCGGGATGGTCGCCCTGGCATTCGCCTTTGCCTCAGCGGTGGGGATATTTTTTGGGTTTTATCCCGCGAAAAAGGCGGCGGCGTTGAAGCCGGTGGAAGCGTTGCGGTATGAATAA
- a CDS encoding F0F1 ATP synthase subunit B, with the protein MNINFTLFSQAMAFAIFIWFTVKFVWPPLMRAIENRQKTIADGLAAGERGKQELELASHRSADVVREAKQRAADIIAQAEKRASEIVEEAKNVARDEGSRILVGAKAEVEQEVFRARETLRQHVADLALAGAAKILHREVDAKTHADLLASIKTEL; encoded by the coding sequence ATGAATATCAACTTCACGCTTTTTTCTCAGGCAATGGCGTTCGCCATATTTATCTGGTTCACGGTCAAGTTCGTTTGGCCCCCGTTGATGCGTGCGATCGAAAACCGGCAGAAAACCATCGCCGACGGTCTGGCGGCAGGCGAGCGTGGCAAGCAGGAGCTGGAGCTGGCAAGCCATCGTTCCGCCGATGTGGTGAGAGAAGCCAAGCAGCGGGCGGCTGACATCATTGCTCAGGCCGAAAAACGCGCGTCCGAGATTGTCGAGGAAGCGAAGAACGTCGCAAGAGACGAAGGCAGTCGTATTCTCGTCGGTGCGAAGGCAGAGGTGGAGCAGGAAGTTTTCCGCGCCAGGGAAACATTACGGCAGCATGTGGCCGATCTGGCTTTGGCGGGTGCTGCGAAAATCCTGCACCGCGAAGTGGACGCCAAAACGCACGCCGATCTGCTTGCTTCCATCAAAACGGAGCTCTAG
- the glmU gene encoding bifunctional UDP-N-acetylglucosamine diphosphorylase/glucosamine-1-phosphate N-acetyltransferase GlmU, whose protein sequence is MSKLNIVILAAGLGKRMHSALPKVLHPLAGKSLLGHVLDTARALSPQRVCVVYGHGGEAVPRAIGDESLTWVQQSPQLGTGHALMQALPHLDNTGMTLVLYGDVPLTGIETLKGLIAMAGEKNLALLTVELADPAGYGRIVRDEREAIVAIVEEKDASKSQRQIREINTGIMVIPNQHLHGWLHKLGNNNAQKEYYLTDIVAMAVKDGVKVDAAHPAHAWETIGVNSKTQLAELERIHQNECAKKLLNQGVTLADMTRIDIRGRLDCGRDVEIDINCIFEGHVQLDDGVKVGAHSILRNVKVAAGAAIAPFSLIESAEIGKNCRIGPYARIRPGTTLASDVHIGNFVEVKNSSIAAGSKANHLSYIGDSVVGKNVNIGAGTITCNYDGANKYQTIIEDDVFVGSDTQLVAPVRVAQGSTIGAGSTITKDTPPETLTLSRAKQMSIDGWKRPVKKPKGEK, encoded by the coding sequence ATGTCCAAGCTAAATATCGTCATTCTTGCTGCCGGACTCGGCAAACGCATGCACTCGGCACTGCCCAAGGTTTTACATCCGCTGGCCGGAAAATCCTTGCTCGGACATGTGCTCGATACGGCGCGCGCATTATCGCCGCAAAGAGTTTGTGTTGTTTACGGGCATGGTGGCGAGGCTGTGCCCCGGGCGATCGGCGATGAGAGTCTTACCTGGGTGCAGCAGTCGCCACAACTGGGTACCGGCCATGCGTTGATGCAAGCACTGCCGCATCTGGACAATACCGGCATGACGCTTGTGCTGTATGGTGATGTGCCGTTGACCGGAATCGAAACCCTGAAGGGATTGATTGCAATGGCGGGGGAGAAAAATCTGGCCCTGCTGACGGTGGAGCTGGCTGACCCTGCCGGCTACGGCAGAATCGTGCGGGATGAGAGAGAAGCCATCGTTGCCATCGTCGAAGAGAAGGATGCCAGCAAATCCCAGCGGCAAATCCGCGAGATCAATACCGGCATCATGGTGATTCCAAACCAGCATCTCCATGGCTGGTTGCACAAGCTGGGAAACAACAATGCACAAAAGGAGTACTACCTTACCGACATTGTGGCGATGGCAGTCAAGGATGGCGTGAAGGTGGACGCGGCTCACCCAGCTCATGCCTGGGAAACGATTGGCGTCAACAGCAAGACGCAACTGGCGGAGCTCGAGCGTATCCACCAGAATGAATGTGCAAAAAAACTGCTGAATCAGGGGGTCACCCTGGCGGATATGACTCGCATTGATATTCGCGGCCGACTCGATTGCGGCAGGGATGTGGAGATAGACATCAATTGCATTTTCGAAGGCCATGTGCAGCTGGATGATGGCGTGAAAGTGGGCGCTCACAGTATTCTGAGAAATGTCAAAGTTGCGGCGGGGGCAGCGATCGCGCCCTTCAGCCTGATCGAATCCGCCGAAATCGGAAAAAACTGCCGCATTGGCCCTTATGCCCGTATCCGCCCTGGAACAACGCTTGCCAGCGACGTGCATATCGGCAATTTCGTCGAAGTCAAGAACAGCTCCATCGCTGCCGGTAGCAAGGCCAATCATCTGAGTTACATCGGCGACTCCGTGGTAGGCAAGAATGTCAACATCGGCGCCGGGACGATTACGTGCAACTACGATGGTGCCAACAAATACCAGACCATCATCGAGGATGACGTGTTTGTCGGCTCCGATACGCAATTGGTGGCTCCGGTGAGAGTGGCGCAGGGCTCGACCATTGGTGCGGGTTCGACCATCACCAAAGATACGCCACCGGAGACGCTGACCCTGTCGCGCGCCAAACAAATGAGCATTGATGGATGGAAGCGGCCCGTCAAAAAACCGAAGGGCGAGAAGTAA